A stretch of the Xylocopa sonorina isolate GNS202 chromosome 12, iyXylSono1_principal, whole genome shotgun sequence genome encodes the following:
- the LOC143429621 gene encoding uncharacterized protein LOC143429621 yields the protein MISTNCSINFARLFLILTIFFYFPDNSIASGNTKKVPVNFRYGVDLEAAASEHGGGGKHEEKGGGTQYEEGHRSVDEEKGDKGYKVFHEFDKGEKGHHDKENHKVRYDEKEGEEEEKHEQEDHYDERHHGEEGKKAAKFEEEGKHQKGYSTKGEHSIFKKNEYEKKHDFYDEYHEDGEHEKHGGYHHEHEGKKGGHEKKGYKDSAHREHHHGKKKKHEEGHHHRNQKGHKASEGHDSHHRHDKKYGKKGGRDTGRKWIVSSH from the exons ATGATATCGACAAATTGTTCGATAAATTTCGCGAGACTGTtcctaattttaactattttcttCTATTTTCCTGATAATTCGATCGCTAGTGGGAATACTAAGAAAGTTCCTGTGAACTTCCGGTATGGAGTAGATCTCGAAGCAGCTGCCAGCGAACATGGAG GTGGAGGCAAGCACGAGGAGAAGGGTGGCGGCACCCAGTACGAAGAAGGTCATCGCAGCGTCGACGAGGAGAAGGGCGACAAG GGTTACAaggtcttccacgagttcgatAAAGGCGAGAAGGGCCACCACGATAAGGAGAACCATAAGGTGAGGTACGATGAGAAAgagggggaggaggaggagaagcacGAGCAAGAAGATCATTACGACGAGAGACACCATGGCGAGGAAGGTAAGAAAGCGGCGAAATTCGAGGAGGAAGGCAAACACCAGAAAGGATACAGCACCAAGGGAGAGCACAGTATCTTCAAAAAG AACGAGTACGAGAAGAAGCACGACTTCTACGACGAGTACCACGAAGATGGAGAACACGAGAAACATGGTGGATATCACCACGAACACGAAGGAAAAAAGGGTGGCCACGAGAAGAAGGGGTACAAGGACTCTGCTCATCGCGAG CATCATCATGGTAAGAAGAAGAAACACGAAGAGGGCCATCATCATCGCAATCAGAAGGGCCACAAGGCCAGCGAAGGCCACGACAGCCACCATCGACACGACAAGAAATATGGAAAGAAGGGTGGTCGCGACACAGGGAGGAAATGGATCGTCAGCAGCCATTAA